A genomic stretch from Gemmatimonadaceae bacterium includes:
- a CDS encoding phosphoribosylaminoimidazolesuccinocarboxamide synthase has translation MTVATTALPLPLLRRGKVRDVYEVDAERLLIIATDRVSAFDVVMREAVPFKGAVLTQLTAWWLRQLEGTLEHHMLSSDADDIVRQVPALSDSRDLLRGRAMLSRRTEVYPIECVVRGYISGSAWKEYSASGTLAGEALALGLRESDRLTPTVFSPATKAESGHDENITIGRMREIVGDDVARHLEELSRTVYAFGCRAAEPRGIIIADTKFEFGHVNGRTLLIDEVMTPDSSRFWAQDSYAPGRGQPSFDKQPLRDYLDGERRAGRWNGDAPPPPLPAAVVEATSLRYLDAYRRITGDSLDTSVLS, from the coding sequence ATGACCGTCGCAACGACCGCCCTCCCGCTCCCGCTGCTCCGCCGTGGCAAGGTGCGCGACGTGTACGAGGTCGACGCCGAGCGGCTGCTGATCATCGCGACCGACCGGGTCTCTGCCTTTGACGTCGTGATGCGTGAGGCCGTGCCGTTCAAGGGCGCTGTGCTCACGCAGCTCACCGCGTGGTGGCTCCGGCAACTGGAGGGCACGCTCGAACATCACATGCTGTCGTCCGACGCGGATGACATCGTGCGTCAGGTACCCGCGCTCTCGGACTCGCGTGATCTGCTGCGTGGTCGTGCGATGCTCTCGCGTCGCACCGAGGTCTACCCGATCGAGTGCGTCGTGCGCGGCTACATTTCGGGGTCGGCGTGGAAGGAGTATTCGGCGTCGGGCACGCTGGCCGGTGAAGCGCTGGCCCTCGGGCTTCGTGAAAGCGATCGCCTCACACCCACGGTGTTTTCGCCCGCAACCAAGGCAGAGAGCGGCCATGACGAGAACATCACGATCGGTCGGATGCGGGAGATCGTCGGCGACGACGTGGCCCGTCACCTGGAGGAGCTGTCCCGCACCGTGTACGCCTTTGGCTGCCGGGCGGCCGAGCCGCGCGGCATCATCATCGCCGACACCAAGTTCGAATTCGGCCACGTGAACGGACGCACACTGCTCATCGACGAAGTGATGACGCCGGACAGCTCGCGATTCTGGGCGCAGGACTCGTACGCGCCCGGGCGCGGCCAACCGAGCTTCGACAAGCAGCCGCTGCGCGACTACCTCGATGGCGAACGCCGGGCCGGAAGGTGGAACGGCGACGCCCCACCCCCGCCTCTTCCGGCAGCGGTCGTTGAAGCCACGAGCCTCCGCTACCTGGACGCCTATCGCCGGATTACCGGCGACTCTCTCGACACCTCGGTGCTCTCGTGA
- a CDS encoding adenylosuccinate lyase has protein sequence MTSRTTYSSPLSERYASQAMLALWSPQRRYGLWRQLWLALAECERDLGVGIPADAIAQMRDHLEDIDFDAVAAYEKRFRHDVMAHVHAFGDVAPAAKGHIHYGATSCYVTDNAELILMREALGVLREKVVGVLRALRSFAATWRDQPTLGYTHLQAAQLTTVGKRATLWMQDLVLDLADLDYRIATLPFRGVKGTTGTQASFLQIFDGDHERVRELDRRVTRAMGFAASIPVTGQTYSRKVDAQVLGVVAGIAASAAKFASDLRMLQSFGEIEEPFEKDQIGSSAMAYKRNPMRSERINSLARFVASLETNANQTHAVQYFERTLDDSANRRLVIPEMFLATDAILVLLGNVTAGLEVHRARITARIREELPFMATEDLIVRAVRQGLSRQDAHEVIRRHSIAAARAMKDEGTPNDMLDRLAEDPGFPVAIADLRAALEPERFVGRAPQQVDEFLTEVIDPLLRGAAAGAPLEEVRV, from the coding sequence TTGACGTCACGCACCACGTACTCCTCACCACTCTCCGAGCGCTACGCCTCGCAGGCGATGCTGGCGCTGTGGTCACCGCAACGGCGCTACGGCCTGTGGCGACAGCTCTGGCTCGCCCTGGCGGAATGCGAGCGCGACCTCGGCGTCGGGATTCCGGCCGACGCGATTGCCCAGATGCGCGATCATCTGGAGGACATCGACTTTGACGCGGTCGCGGCCTACGAGAAGCGCTTCCGGCACGACGTGATGGCGCACGTGCACGCCTTTGGCGACGTGGCGCCGGCGGCCAAAGGACACATCCACTACGGCGCGACGTCGTGCTACGTCACCGACAATGCCGAGTTGATCCTGATGCGCGAGGCATTGGGCGTGCTGCGCGAGAAGGTCGTGGGCGTGCTGCGCGCGTTGCGAAGCTTTGCCGCCACATGGCGTGACCAACCGACGCTCGGCTACACGCACCTGCAGGCTGCGCAGCTTACCACGGTCGGCAAGCGAGCCACCTTGTGGATGCAGGATCTCGTGCTCGACCTGGCGGACCTCGACTACCGGATCGCCACGCTTCCGTTCCGCGGCGTGAAGGGCACGACAGGTACCCAGGCGTCGTTCCTCCAGATCTTCGATGGCGATCACGAACGCGTGCGCGAACTCGATCGGCGCGTGACGCGGGCGATGGGATTCGCGGCCAGCATCCCTGTGACCGGCCAGACGTACTCCCGCAAGGTGGACGCACAAGTCCTCGGCGTCGTCGCCGGCATCGCCGCCAGCGCGGCGAAGTTCGCGAGCGACCTGCGCATGCTCCAGTCGTTTGGCGAGATCGAGGAGCCATTCGAGAAGGATCAGATCGGGTCGTCGGCGATGGCCTACAAGCGCAACCCGATGCGCAGTGAGCGCATCAACTCGCTCGCGCGTTTCGTCGCCTCGCTCGAGACCAACGCCAATCAAACGCACGCGGTGCAGTACTTCGAGCGGACCCTCGACGACTCCGCGAACCGGCGGCTGGTGATCCCGGAGATGTTTCTGGCGACCGACGCGATTCTCGTGTTGCTCGGCAATGTGACCGCCGGTCTCGAAGTGCATCGCGCGCGAATCACCGCACGCATTCGCGAGGAGCTGCCGTTCATGGCGACCGAGGATCTGATCGTGCGGGCGGTGCGTCAGGGCCTGAGTCGCCAGGACGCCCACGAAGTCATCCGTCGGCATTCGATCGCCGCGGCGCGGGCGATGAAGGACGAAGGGACACCCAACGACATGCTGGATCGGCTCGCGGAGGATCCCGGGTTCCCGGTGGCCATCGCCGACCTGCGCGCTGCGCTCGAACCCGAGCGCTTCGTCGGGCGCGCGCCGCAGCAGGTCGATGAGTTTCTCACCGAGGTGATTGACCCACTCCTCCGTGGTGCGGCGGCCGGCGCTCCGCTCGAGGAGGTGCGCGTATGA
- a CDS encoding trypsin-like peptidase domain-containing protein: MKAVLASIALALGLACEGAASAGEQRPPAAAADTAQRLAQAAQISAQRRTAITEAVTRIAPAVVTVQTETVERVPVDVFESFFGGRSGQQTQSGIGSGFIIRPNGVIVTNEHVVGGATRISVMLRDGTTYPAKVLGRDEANDLAVLKVEASNLPIATLGNSDQLLIGEWAIAIGNPFGFVLGNTEPSVTTGVVSATGRNLLGRSEGNGVYLGMIQTDASINPGNSGGPLVNATGEVIGVNSSIYTPSGGSIGLGFAIPINRARRVVDDLLDHGKVRRPWIGEKLLTPDGSNPRDVVAAGVVIRSVVPGSPAAKADLRPGDEIVAVRGKTLRNVFDWEAARLDMRVGESVTLTVRRGERERAVTVVVADLPEVSAPRVTVMREIELTTLTPQIRAERGYRSQQGAVVVGVSDRVRDEIGIQTGDLIVQINRSAIQAASDVSRALESYGGRGIIRMVFERQGYLYTRDFEIR, from the coding sequence GTGAAGGCGGTGCTCGCATCGATCGCCCTCGCACTCGGCCTGGCGTGTGAAGGCGCTGCCAGCGCCGGCGAGCAGCGCCCGCCCGCCGCGGCCGCCGATACCGCGCAGCGACTCGCGCAGGCGGCGCAGATCTCGGCGCAGCGGCGCACCGCCATCACCGAGGCCGTCACGCGCATCGCGCCCGCCGTGGTCACCGTGCAGACCGAGACCGTCGAACGCGTGCCCGTCGATGTCTTCGAGAGTTTTTTCGGCGGCCGCTCGGGTCAGCAAACGCAATCGGGTATCGGGTCCGGGTTCATCATCCGACCCAATGGCGTCATCGTCACCAACGAGCACGTCGTCGGAGGCGCGACCCGCATCTCGGTCATGCTGCGCGACGGCACCACCTATCCCGCGAAGGTGCTCGGGCGGGATGAAGCCAACGACCTCGCCGTCCTCAAGGTCGAAGCCTCCAACCTGCCCATCGCGACGCTCGGCAACAGTGACCAACTGCTGATCGGCGAATGGGCGATCGCGATCGGGAATCCGTTCGGCTTCGTTCTCGGCAACACCGAGCCCAGCGTCACCACGGGCGTGGTCTCCGCGACCGGACGCAACCTGCTGGGCCGCAGCGAGGGGAACGGAGTGTACCTCGGCATGATCCAGACTGATGCCTCCATCAATCCGGGCAATTCCGGCGGACCGTTGGTGAATGCGACCGGGGAAGTCATCGGCGTGAACTCCTCGATCTACACGCCCAGCGGGGGGTCCATCGGCCTCGGGTTCGCGATCCCGATCAACCGCGCGCGTCGCGTGGTCGACGACCTGCTGGATCACGGCAAGGTTCGCCGGCCCTGGATCGGCGAGAAGCTGCTGACGCCGGACGGAAGTAACCCGCGGGATGTCGTCGCCGCGGGCGTCGTGATCCGATCGGTCGTGCCCGGATCGCCGGCCGCGAAAGCCGACCTCCGGCCCGGCGACGAAATCGTCGCGGTCCGCGGAAAGACGCTCAGGAACGTGTTCGACTGGGAGGCCGCACGACTCGACATGCGAGTGGGTGAGAGCGTGACGCTGACCGTGCGCCGCGGTGAGCGCGAACGCGCCGTCACGGTCGTGGTGGCGGACCTCCCGGAAGTCAGCGCGCCACGCGTCACCGTGATGCGCGAGATCGAACTGACCACGCTGACGCCGCAGATCCGCGCCGAGCGCGGATACCGGAGCCAGCAGGGCGCGGTCGTGGTAGGCGTCTCGGATCGCGTGCGCGATGAGATCGGCATCCAGACCGGAGACCTGATCGTGCAGATCAATCGGTCGGCGATCCAGGCGGCGAGCGACGTCTCGCGCGCGCTGGAGTCCTACGGTGGCCGCGGCATCATTCGCATGGTGTTCGAGCGACAGGGCTATCTCTACACCCGCGACTTCGAGATCCGTTGA
- the truA gene encoding tRNA pseudouridine(38-40) synthase TruA, giving the protein MSVRTVQLVLHYDGGAFAGWQVQPERRTVQGELERVLAALCGHRIVAQGAGRTDAGVHARGQVVGVQVPAKWQAATLRRAMNALLADDVWVAAAHEMRPEFHARFSATARRYAYHVGTDDSALSPFRHSWEWYVARPLDRAALDAAAAHIRGRHRFLAFAVRGTAPHTDDHCCDISRAEWCPSAHGLTFHVEANRFLHHMVRFLVGTMIDIASARRPAEDMERLLLAESNDDVSAPAPPHGLFLEAVTYPNDLYLR; this is encoded by the coding sequence GTGTCGGTGCGCACCGTGCAGCTCGTGCTGCACTACGACGGAGGCGCGTTCGCGGGCTGGCAAGTCCAGCCTGAGCGGCGGACCGTTCAGGGCGAACTCGAGCGGGTGCTCGCCGCACTGTGTGGACATCGAATCGTGGCCCAAGGGGCCGGCCGGACCGACGCGGGCGTCCATGCCCGCGGCCAGGTGGTCGGCGTGCAGGTGCCGGCAAAGTGGCAGGCGGCGACGCTCCGACGGGCGATGAACGCCCTGCTCGCGGATGATGTGTGGGTCGCGGCGGCGCACGAGATGCGTCCCGAGTTCCACGCTCGTTTCAGTGCGACCGCCCGACGGTATGCGTACCACGTCGGCACGGACGACTCCGCCCTCTCGCCCTTTCGCCACTCATGGGAGTGGTACGTTGCCCGACCTCTCGATCGCGCCGCCCTCGACGCCGCGGCGGCGCACATCCGGGGACGCCATCGCTTCCTCGCCTTTGCCGTGCGCGGCACCGCACCACACACCGACGATCACTGCTGCGACATCTCGCGCGCGGAGTGGTGCCCGAGTGCGCACGGACTGACGTTCCATGTCGAGGCGAATCGATTCCTCCATCACATGGTACGTTTCCTCGTCGGCACCATGATCGACATCGCGTCGGCACGCCGGCCCGCGGAGGACATGGAGCGCCTCCTGCTCGCCGAATCGAACGACGACGTGTCTGCCCCCGCACCGCCGCACGGCCTCTTCCTCGAGGCCGTCACGTATCCGAACGACCTCTACCTTCGTTGA
- a CDS encoding GAF domain-containing protein, translated as MTPRSLPSLAHALSVAPDLDAALVALGEALVEADRTAVLGLLRYDGRRSLLRDRLTPSGGQVVRAPVDTTIDHLPATVRTMLASGGQFVDLGEKSGEYARLLGLTAFSDGGVLSLRGLLTDGQLSAVLALYEQRRMFGTRTSERLSPAAALFDLGYARFQEREAREEAVATLEDVTTRVHAEYMRKLAGLEEELGQARGAANRVSADDAERRVHLERDVAAAQEESRRASRKSASLEQQLTAAVSQLEQAHVELHRRHETLRQKVRTLYLIERSLRLDNTARDPRALVDGLLALVGDDMQAQRCSLMLRAPEPEMLYLAAARGLAPNIVMGARIPYGKGVAGVVAVSREPLLVQDAAEVNEHPLLRDQYLTTGSFISFPLVYRDELIGVVNLTNRAKRGVFIEEDVERVSLLGLVIALIATRNALPDRLLERLGDG; from the coding sequence ATGACCCCCCGCAGCCTCCCCTCGCTAGCGCATGCGCTGAGCGTGGCGCCGGACCTCGACGCCGCGCTGGTCGCCTTGGGTGAGGCCCTGGTCGAGGCCGACCGAACCGCCGTCCTGGGCCTCCTCCGGTATGACGGTCGACGCAGCCTCCTCCGCGACCGCCTAACGCCGAGCGGCGGGCAGGTCGTCCGGGCGCCTGTGGACACCACCATCGACCACCTCCCGGCGACGGTTCGCACGATGCTCGCCAGTGGCGGGCAGTTTGTGGATCTCGGAGAGAAATCGGGCGAATACGCGCGGCTGCTGGGTCTCACCGCGTTCTCCGATGGCGGCGTGCTCTCGCTCCGCGGTCTGCTGACCGACGGGCAGCTCTCCGCCGTACTCGCGCTCTACGAGCAGCGGCGCATGTTCGGCACCAGAACCTCGGAGCGCCTGAGTCCGGCGGCCGCGTTGTTCGACCTTGGATACGCGAGATTCCAGGAGCGCGAGGCGCGCGAGGAGGCGGTCGCTACGCTGGAGGACGTCACGACGCGCGTGCACGCGGAGTACATGCGCAAGCTGGCGGGCCTCGAAGAGGAACTCGGTCAGGCGCGCGGGGCCGCGAACAGGGTGAGTGCCGACGACGCCGAGCGGCGCGTGCACCTCGAGCGTGACGTGGCGGCTGCGCAGGAGGAGTCGCGACGCGCCTCGAGGAAGTCCGCGTCGCTCGAACAGCAGCTCACGGCCGCCGTGTCCCAGCTCGAGCAGGCGCACGTGGAACTGCACCGCCGCCATGAGACGCTGCGCCAGAAGGTCCGCACGCTCTATCTCATCGAGCGCTCGCTTCGCCTGGACAACACGGCACGCGACCCGCGTGCCCTGGTCGACGGGCTTCTCGCGCTGGTGGGCGACGACATGCAGGCCCAGCGCTGCTCACTCATGCTGCGCGCGCCGGAGCCGGAGATGCTCTACCTCGCTGCAGCGCGCGGCCTGGCCCCCAACATCGTCATGGGAGCGCGCATCCCATACGGCAAGGGCGTCGCCGGCGTGGTGGCGGTGTCGCGGGAGCCTCTCCTCGTGCAGGACGCCGCCGAGGTGAACGAACACCCGCTGCTGCGCGATCAGTATCTCACCACCGGTTCGTTCATCTCGTTCCCGCTCGTCTATCGCGACGAACTGATCGGCGTCGTCAATCTTACGAATCGCGCCAAGCGCGGTGTGTTCATCGAAGAAGACGTCGAGCGCGTCTCACTGCTGGGGCTGGTCATTGCACTCATCGCGACGCGCAACGCGCTGCCCGATCGATTGCTGGAGCGTCTCGGTGACGGCTGA
- the trpD gene encoding anthranilate phosphoribosyltransferase, with the protein MTADAVLGAIRTLAAGQGLSADQAAGAFDGIMAGEASAAQVAALLMGLRVKGETAEEVAGAARALRRAMVVLDADEPESLVDTCGTGGGTVTTFNISTAAALLTAGLGVRVAKHGNRSFTSQCGSADVLEALGVPLDVAPERMSSVLRAAGIVFMFAPTMHPAMRHVGPVRRELAIQTVMNVVGPLANPAGAGRQVLGVADALRLPLLAGALASLGTAHAMVVHGVAGLDEISPVGLTRVLEVRNGSVQAWEIDPAAHGFTSVRPEDLAGGPPARNAAIIAEVLGGRGAVAATAAVVLNAAAALYVGGCVDSYAEGVERARGGITSGAGLGALERMRVAYTATA; encoded by the coding sequence GTGACGGCTGACGCGGTCCTGGGGGCGATCCGGACACTCGCGGCGGGGCAGGGGCTGTCTGCCGACCAGGCGGCGGGCGCATTTGACGGGATCATGGCGGGCGAGGCGTCGGCGGCGCAGGTGGCTGCGCTGCTCATGGGGCTCCGCGTCAAGGGAGAGACGGCTGAAGAGGTGGCTGGCGCCGCCAGGGCGTTGCGTCGTGCCATGGTCGTGCTCGATGCCGATGAGCCCGAGTCGCTGGTCGACACGTGCGGTACAGGTGGTGGCACGGTGACGACGTTCAACATTTCCACCGCGGCGGCGCTCCTCACTGCCGGGCTGGGCGTCCGCGTGGCCAAGCACGGGAACCGCAGCTTTACGTCCCAGTGTGGAAGTGCCGACGTGCTCGAAGCACTCGGTGTGCCGCTGGACGTGGCGCCGGAACGTATGTCGAGCGTGCTCCGCGCGGCGGGGATCGTGTTCATGTTTGCGCCCACGATGCATCCGGCGATGCGTCATGTTGGCCCGGTTCGACGCGAACTGGCCATCCAGACGGTGATGAACGTGGTTGGCCCGCTTGCCAACCCGGCCGGTGCCGGGCGTCAGGTGCTTGGTGTGGCGGACGCGTTGCGGCTGCCACTGCTCGCCGGCGCCCTCGCATCGTTAGGTACGGCCCATGCCATGGTGGTCCACGGCGTCGCCGGCCTCGACGAGATCTCCCCCGTGGGGTTGACCCGGGTGCTCGAGGTACGGAACGGCAGCGTGCAGGCGTGGGAGATCGATCCCGCGGCGCACGGATTCACGTCGGTGCGTCCGGAAGACCTGGCCGGGGGACCACCGGCGCGCAACGCCGCAATCATTGCCGAGGTACTTGGAGGTCGCGGGGCAGTGGCGGCGACGGCGGCGGTCGTGCTCAATGCCGCGGCCGCGCTGTACGTCGGTGGGTGTGTCGACTCCTACGCTGAGGGCGTGGAGCGGGCGAGGGGCGGGATCACCTCGGGCGCCGGACTCGGCGCGCTGGAGCGCATGCGCGTGGCCTACACGGCGACAGCCTGA
- the lexA gene encoding transcriptional repressor LexA translates to MPLTKRQREILTFLQSYSEDQGYAPSFEEIAERFNYNSLATVHEHLSNLERKGYIRRSYNESRSIEILPSEAFASAVELPLLGAVAAGLPIEAISGTETLAVPRELVRRSGDHYVLRVRGQSMIDEQIRDGDFVVVNERKAADNGEMVIALVGGNSATVKRMFRERDGRIRLQPANETMAPIYVHENDISIQGIVVGVIRKY, encoded by the coding sequence ATGCCGCTCACCAAACGGCAGCGCGAGATCCTGACCTTCCTCCAGTCGTATTCGGAGGACCAGGGCTATGCCCCGAGCTTCGAGGAGATCGCCGAGCGATTCAACTATAACTCGCTCGCGACGGTCCACGAGCACCTCTCGAATCTGGAGCGCAAGGGCTATATCCGGCGCTCATACAATGAGAGCCGCTCGATCGAAATCCTCCCGTCGGAGGCGTTCGCGTCGGCGGTGGAGCTGCCCCTGCTGGGCGCCGTGGCCGCGGGTCTCCCGATCGAAGCCATCAGTGGCACCGAGACGCTCGCCGTGCCCCGCGAGCTGGTGCGCCGGTCGGGTGACCATTACGTCCTGCGCGTGCGCGGCCAGTCGATGATCGACGAGCAGATTCGCGATGGGGACTTCGTGGTGGTCAACGAGCGAAAAGCGGCTGACAACGGCGAGATGGTGATCGCCCTCGTCGGCGGCAACTCGGCCACGGTCAAGCGGATGTTCCGCGAGCGTGACGGGCGCATCCGCCTGCAGCCGGCCAACGAGACCATGGCGCCGATCTACGTGCACGAAAACGACATCTCGATCCAGGGCATCGTGGTCGGAGTCATTCGCAAGTACTGA
- a CDS encoding indole-3-glycerol-phosphate synthase, whose amino-acid sequence MGALGRLTAAAYERAARIAGHRSALEALAAGSPTRPSMYDALSQGRTVAVIAEIKRRSPSRGAINTAIDAPARASVYVGAGARAISVLTEPAEFGGAITDLADTAAGVAAPLLRKDFLIDEAQLLEARVHGASAALLIARALPPERLRELAACAVAIGVEALIEVRSEDELALALSTSARLIGVNARDLETLIIEPDVVARLLPLIPRDRMAIAESGMAQVADVERVAALGAGAVLVGSALSLADDPASVVQAFSGVPRA is encoded by the coding sequence ATGGGCGCGCTCGGTCGTCTGACCGCGGCCGCGTACGAGCGCGCGGCGCGCATCGCCGGACATCGCTCGGCCCTCGAGGCGCTCGCGGCAGGCTCTCCCACGAGGCCGTCGATGTACGACGCCCTTTCGCAGGGGCGCACGGTCGCCGTCATCGCCGAGATCAAGCGGCGCTCGCCGTCGCGCGGCGCGATCAACACGGCCATCGACGCGCCGGCGCGGGCCTCGGTCTATGTCGGTGCCGGCGCGCGCGCGATCTCGGTCCTCACCGAACCTGCGGAGTTCGGTGGAGCGATCACCGACCTCGCCGATACCGCGGCCGGGGTCGCCGCGCCGCTGCTGCGCAAGGACTTTCTCATCGACGAGGCGCAGTTGCTCGAGGCCCGGGTCCATGGTGCTTCGGCGGCGCTGCTCATCGCGCGCGCGCTGCCGCCCGAGCGGCTCCGTGAGCTCGCGGCCTGCGCCGTCGCGATCGGCGTCGAGGCACTCATCGAAGTGCGAAGCGAAGACGAACTGGCGCTCGCGCTGTCGACGTCGGCGCGGCTCATCGGAGTAAACGCGCGCGATCTCGAGACGCTCATCATCGAGCCTGACGTCGTTGCCCGACTGCTCCCCTTGATCCCGCGCGACCGGATGGCGATTGCCGAAAGCGGCATGGCACAGGTCGCGGACGTGGAACGCGTGGCTGCGCTTGGCGCCGGTGCGGTGCTCGTGGGGTCGGCTCTTTCACTCGCAGACGACCCGGCGTCCGTGGTGCAGGCGTTCTCCGGAGTCCCGCGTGCCTGA
- a CDS encoding phosphoribosylanthranilate isomerase — protein MPEIKFCGLTRPEDVAHAITLDADYVGVVLAPSPRRVVLDDAVRLLESSAGTARRVGVFVSPSVDALQEAVRRLGLHAVQVHGDLPLTVGELRGVLGVHVWRVAAVEGSTMARVVGPEAADVLLFDTSVGGRTGGTGQPFDWRAARSGIEAFRGRARLAIAGGLTPSNVADAIGALSPDIVDVSSGIEITPGIKDHGLMSAFAAAVRATRSA, from the coding sequence GTGCCTGAGATCAAATTCTGCGGCCTGACGCGACCCGAAGATGTGGCGCACGCGATCACCCTCGACGCTGACTATGTCGGGGTGGTGCTGGCGCCGAGTCCGCGACGCGTCGTGCTCGACGACGCCGTTCGGCTTCTGGAGTCGTCCGCGGGGACCGCGCGGCGCGTGGGCGTCTTCGTGTCACCTTCGGTCGATGCGTTGCAGGAGGCGGTGCGTCGCCTGGGGCTTCACGCCGTGCAGGTTCACGGCGACCTGCCGCTCACGGTTGGGGAGTTGCGTGGGGTGCTGGGCGTGCACGTGTGGCGAGTGGCTGCGGTGGAGGGAAGCACCATGGCTCGGGTCGTCGGGCCCGAGGCCGCCGACGTGCTACTCTTCGACACGAGCGTTGGTGGTCGTACCGGTGGCACAGGGCAGCCGTTTGACTGGCGGGCCGCGCGGTCCGGTATCGAGGCATTCAGAGGTCGGGCGCGCCTCGCCATCGCCGGTGGCCTCACGCCGTCGAACGTCGCCGACGCGATCGGCGCGCTGTCCCCCGACATCGTCGACGTCTCGTCAGGCATCGAAATCACCCCTGGGATCAAGGATCACGGATTGATGAGCGCATTCGCCGCCGCGGTACGGGCCACGAGGTCCGCATGA
- the trpB gene encoding tryptophan synthase subunit beta: protein MSAPHTSDRFGAYGGRYVPETLIPALEELERAFDAAQQDDAFRAELDDLLVNFVGRPSALTAAPRLSERVGARVWLKREDLNHTGAHKINNTVGQALLARRMGKRRIIAETGAGQHGVATATICARFGLDCVVYMGEEDMHRQALNVYRMRLLGAEVVPVLSGTRTLKDATTEAIRDWVTTVHDSHYIIGSVVGPAPYPRMVRAFQATIGREARAQMLERAGALPRAVVACVGGGSNAMGVFAGFVDDTDVALIGVEAAGDGLETGRHSASLSRGTPGVLHGSLSYLLQDDDGQVHPAHSISAGLDYPGVGPEHAYLKDTGRAEYVAVTDREAVEGFTLLSRTEGIVPALETAHAVAWLAGAAGRWMPDEHVLLCVSGRGDKDVAQVREMSILPL, encoded by the coding sequence ATGAGTGCACCGCACACCTCCGATCGGTTCGGCGCGTATGGCGGTCGCTACGTGCCGGAGACCCTGATTCCCGCGCTCGAAGAACTCGAGCGGGCCTTTGACGCGGCGCAGCAGGACGACGCGTTCCGGGCCGAGCTGGACGATCTGCTGGTGAACTTCGTGGGCCGGCCGTCCGCGCTCACGGCCGCACCGCGACTGAGCGAGCGCGTCGGGGCGCGCGTCTGGCTCAAGCGCGAGGATCTCAACCACACCGGGGCGCACAAGATCAACAACACCGTGGGCCAGGCGCTGCTCGCGCGTCGCATGGGCAAGCGGCGCATCATCGCCGAGACGGGGGCCGGACAGCATGGCGTGGCGACCGCGACCATATGTGCCCGTTTTGGACTGGACTGCGTCGTTTACATGGGCGAAGAGGACATGCACCGGCAGGCGCTCAACGTGTACCGCATGCGGCTGCTGGGCGCGGAGGTGGTGCCGGTGCTGAGCGGAACGCGAACGCTCAAGGACGCCACGACGGAAGCCATTCGCGATTGGGTGACCACGGTGCACGACAGTCACTACATCATCGGTTCGGTCGTGGGACCGGCCCCGTATCCGCGCATGGTGCGGGCGTTCCAGGCGACGATCGGTCGGGAGGCGCGCGCGCAGATGCTCGAACGCGCCGGAGCTCTACCACGTGCGGTGGTGGCGTGTGTTGGCGGAGGGTCGAACGCGATGGGCGTGTTCGCCGGTTTCGTGGACGACACGGACGTGGCGCTGATCGGCGTCGAGGCGGCGGGCGATGGACTGGAAACCGGACGGCACTCGGCGTCGCTCAGCCGGGGCACACCGGGCGTGCTGCACGGTTCGCTCAGCTACCTGCTGCAGGACGACGACGGGCAGGTGCATCCGGCGCACTCGATCTCGGCGGGACTCGACTATCCAGGCGTCGGGCCCGAGCACGCTTACCTAAAGGACACGGGCAGGGCCGAGTACGTGGCGGTGACCGATCGCGAGGCGGTGGAGGGCTTCACGCTGCTGAGCCGGACCGAAGGGATCGTGCCGGCGCTCGAGACCGCCCATGCCGTCGCGTGGCTCGCCGGTGCCGCGGGGCGATGGATGCCTGACGAGCACGTGCTGCTCTGCGTGAGTGGGCGCGGGGACAAGGACGTGGCACAGGTGCGTGAAATGAGTATCTTGCCGCTGTGA